The Micromonospora sp. Llam0 genome includes a window with the following:
- a CDS encoding enoyl-CoA hydratase-related protein: MGRSAVPELVLVEVEQGVATLRLARPPMNALNAAVQEELRDAARTVADDDRVRAVVVYGGEKVFAAGADIKEMADMSYVDMAARAAQLSSAFDAVARIPKPVVAAITGYALGGGCELALACDWRVVAEDAKLGQPEIKLGVIPGAGGTQRLARLVGPARAKDIILSGRMVDAAEAERIGLADRVVPADQVYAAALDMVRPFVTGPAQAVKAAKLAIDGGLEMDLASGLAWESQLFASLFATDDRTEGMAAFVAKRKPDFTGR, from the coding sequence ATGGGGAGGTCCGCCGTGCCGGAGTTGGTGCTGGTCGAGGTCGAGCAGGGGGTAGCCACGCTTCGGCTGGCCCGGCCGCCGATGAACGCGCTGAACGCGGCGGTGCAGGAGGAGCTGCGCGACGCCGCGCGTACCGTCGCCGACGACGACCGGGTCCGGGCGGTCGTGGTCTACGGCGGAGAGAAGGTCTTCGCCGCCGGCGCCGACATCAAAGAGATGGCCGACATGTCGTACGTGGACATGGCGGCGCGGGCGGCGCAGTTGTCCAGCGCCTTCGACGCGGTGGCCCGGATCCCGAAGCCGGTGGTCGCCGCGATCACCGGCTACGCCCTCGGCGGCGGCTGCGAGCTGGCCCTGGCGTGCGACTGGCGGGTGGTCGCCGAGGACGCCAAACTCGGCCAGCCGGAGATCAAACTGGGGGTCATCCCGGGTGCCGGCGGCACCCAGCGGCTGGCCCGGCTGGTCGGCCCGGCCCGCGCCAAGGACATCATCCTGTCCGGACGGATGGTCGACGCCGCCGAGGCCGAGCGGATCGGCCTGGCCGACCGCGTCGTCCCGGCCGACCAGGTGTACGCGGCGGCACTCGACATGGTGCGGCCGTTCGTCACCGGACCGGCCCAAGCCGTCAAGGCGGCCAAGTTGGCCATCGATGGGGGCCTGGAGATGGACCTCGCCTCCGGCCTGGCCTGGGAGAGTCAACTGTTCGCCAGCCTGTTCGCCACGGACGACCGCACCGAGGGGATGGCGGCGTTCGTCGCCAAGCGCAAGCCCGACTTCACCGGTCGCTAG
- a CDS encoding acetolactate synthase, protein MAERIEGHGGTLALAAAQAYGVRELFTLSGGHIFPIYDAAHAADFPIYDVRHEQTAVFAAEAVAKLQRRPGLAALTAGPGVTNGISGLTSAFFNAAPVLVLGGRAPAFRWGSGSLQEIDHVPLVAPVTKHAATVAATDDVPAAVGAALSAALTPHRGPAFLDLPLEVIFSTAEVTAPTAGAVPVVEPDPDEVARAARLIAAADRPVIVAGSDVYAGDAVAALREAAEALQVPVFTNGMGRGSLPPGHPLAFAKARRVAFGRADVVVVVGTPLDFRISFGDFGTAQVVHVVDAPSQRATHVQPAVSPAGDLRLILSAFADHSGDRADHTGWLADLRAAEEQARARDAAELAADSDPIRPSRIYGELRAVLDPDAVTIGDGGDFVSYAGRYLEPSVPGSWLDPGPYGCLGTGMGYAMGARLTYPDRQICVLMGDGAAGFSLMDVESLARQKLPVVIVVGNNGIWGLEKHPMRAMYGYDVAADLQPGLRYDEIVGALGGAGETVTKAGDIGPALRRAFDAGAPYLVNVLTDPDDAYPRSSNLA, encoded by the coding sequence ATGGCGGAACGGATCGAGGGACACGGCGGGACGTTGGCGCTGGCCGCCGCGCAGGCGTACGGCGTACGCGAGCTGTTCACCCTTTCCGGCGGCCACATCTTCCCGATCTACGACGCCGCGCACGCCGCCGACTTTCCGATCTACGACGTACGGCACGAGCAGACCGCCGTCTTCGCCGCCGAGGCGGTAGCGAAACTGCAGCGTCGCCCCGGGCTGGCCGCACTCACCGCCGGCCCCGGAGTCACCAACGGCATTTCCGGTCTGACCAGCGCCTTCTTCAACGCCGCGCCGGTGCTGGTGCTCGGCGGCCGGGCACCGGCGTTCCGCTGGGGGTCGGGCAGCCTGCAGGAGATCGACCATGTACCGCTGGTCGCCCCGGTCACCAAGCACGCCGCCACGGTCGCCGCGACCGACGACGTACCGGCCGCGGTCGGTGCCGCGCTGTCCGCCGCGCTCACCCCGCACCGCGGCCCGGCCTTCCTCGACCTGCCGCTGGAGGTCATCTTCTCGACCGCCGAGGTGACCGCGCCGACCGCCGGCGCGGTGCCGGTGGTCGAGCCCGACCCGGACGAGGTCGCCCGCGCGGCCCGGCTGATCGCCGCCGCCGACCGTCCGGTGATCGTCGCCGGCTCCGACGTGTACGCCGGAGACGCCGTCGCGGCGTTGCGGGAGGCCGCCGAGGCGCTGCAGGTGCCGGTCTTCACCAACGGCATGGGGCGTGGGTCGCTGCCGCCGGGCCACCCGTTGGCCTTCGCGAAGGCGCGGCGGGTCGCGTTCGGCCGGGCCGACGTGGTGGTGGTGGTCGGCACCCCGCTGGACTTCCGGATCAGCTTCGGTGACTTCGGCACCGCCCAGGTGGTGCACGTCGTCGACGCGCCGAGTCAGCGGGCGACCCACGTACAGCCGGCCGTTTCGCCCGCCGGTGACCTGCGGCTGATCCTGTCCGCGTTCGCCGACCACTCCGGCGACCGGGCCGACCACACCGGTTGGCTGGCCGACCTGCGCGCGGCCGAGGAGCAGGCCAGGGCGCGGGACGCGGCCGAGCTCGCCGCCGACTCCGACCCGATCCGCCCGTCGCGGATCTACGGCGAGCTGCGGGCGGTGCTCGACCCGGACGCCGTGACCATCGGCGACGGCGGTGACTTCGTCTCGTACGCCGGCCGTTACCTGGAGCCGTCGGTGCCCGGTAGTTGGCTCGACCCTGGCCCGTACGGCTGCCTCGGCACCGGGATGGGTTACGCGATGGGTGCCCGGCTCACCTACCCGGACCGGCAAATCTGCGTGCTGATGGGCGACGGCGCGGCCGGCTTCTCGCTGATGGACGTCGAGTCGCTGGCCCGGCAGAAGCTGCCGGTGGTGATCGTGGTCGGCAACAACGGCATCTGGGGGTTGGAGAAACACCCGATGCGCGCCATGTACGGCTACGACGTCGCCGCCGACCTGCAGCCGGGGCTGCGCTACGACGAGATCGTCGGGGCGCTGGGCGGCGCGGGGGAGACGGTCACCAAGGCCGGCGACATCGGTCCGGCACTGCGCCGGGCCTTCGACGCCGGGGCGCCGTACCTGGTCAATGTGTTGACGGACCCGGACGACGCCTATCCGCGCTCGTCGAACCTGGCCTGA
- a CDS encoding ATP-binding cassette domain-containing protein produces the protein MSHAIWAEGLVKRFGPTTALAGVDLAVRTGTVFGLLGPNGAGKTTAVRVLATLLRPDAGHARVQGFDVVGQAHQVRRSIGLTGQYASVDETLTGMENLIMIGRLLGASRRDARSRARQLLAEFQLTDAADRAAKTYSGGMRRRLDLAASLVGRPQVLFLDEPTTGLDPRSRNELWELVRGLVAGGVTVLLTTQYLEEADQLADELAVVDHGRVIAGGTPEELKAKTGAQVLAVRPTDPKQLPTVLTALRELSGNEPSLAQTTVTVSTADADLLPAVVRRLDESGVKVGELALRSSSLDEVFLSLTGHRADPRSGGSPAGTGSAAGSGGSEVGSGERPTPATGPAGTGAQPTAATMEGIR, from the coding sequence ATGTCGCACGCGATCTGGGCCGAGGGCCTGGTCAAGCGGTTCGGCCCGACGACCGCGTTGGCCGGGGTGGATCTCGCGGTCCGCACCGGCACCGTGTTCGGGCTGCTCGGGCCGAACGGTGCCGGCAAGACCACCGCGGTCCGGGTGCTCGCCACCCTGCTGCGGCCGGACGCCGGGCACGCCCGGGTGCAGGGTTTCGACGTGGTCGGTCAGGCTCACCAGGTCCGCCGGTCGATCGGGCTGACCGGGCAGTACGCCTCGGTCGACGAGACGCTGACCGGTATGGAAAACCTGATCATGATCGGTCGGTTGCTGGGGGCGTCCCGGCGGGACGCGCGCTCCCGCGCCCGGCAACTGCTGGCCGAGTTCCAGCTCACCGACGCCGCCGATCGCGCGGCCAAGACGTATTCGGGCGGTATGCGCCGCCGGCTCGACCTGGCCGCCAGCCTGGTGGGACGGCCACAGGTGCTGTTCCTCGACGAACCGACCACCGGGCTGGACCCGCGCAGCCGCAACGAGCTGTGGGAGCTGGTCCGTGGGCTGGTCGCCGGTGGCGTGACGGTGCTGCTCACCACCCAGTACCTGGAGGAGGCCGACCAGTTGGCCGACGAGTTGGCCGTGGTCGACCACGGTCGGGTGATCGCCGGCGGTACGCCGGAGGAGCTGAAGGCCAAGACCGGTGCCCAGGTCCTCGCGGTGCGCCCGACCGATCCGAAACAGTTGCCGACGGTGCTGACCGCGCTGCGGGAGCTGTCCGGCAACGAGCCGTCGTTGGCCCAGACCACGGTGACGGTGAGCACCGCCGATGCAGACCTGCTGCCGGCGGTGGTCCGCCGGCTCGACGAGTCCGGGGTGAAGGTCGGTGAGCTGGCGTTGCGCAGTTCAAGCCTGGATGAGGTCTTCCTGTCGCTCACCGGCCACCGGGCCGATCCGCGCTCCGGCGGCTCGCCGGCCGGCACCGGGTCTGCGGCCGGCTCCGGCGGCTCGGAGGTTGGCTCCGGCGAGCGGCCGACACCGGCGACCGGGCCGGCCGGTACGGGAGCACAGCCGACCGCCGCCACCATGGAGGGAATCCGTTGA